A region from the Triticum aestivum cultivar Chinese Spring chromosome 3D, IWGSC CS RefSeq v2.1, whole genome shotgun sequence genome encodes:
- the LOC123076353 gene encoding aquaporin NIP3-3-like: MGSMIVPMEPINHVDDGNGDQPASHAARQRRPKFPNMVAVPLLKKATAEFLGTFILMFTQVSAIIIDDQHDGVEGLMGIAVSVGLAVTVLVFSTIHVSGCHLNPAVSIAMAAFGHLPPAHLAPYVTAQVLGSTAASFVGNAIYHPVNPGIATVPSVGAVEFIITFVLLFVITAVATDPHAVKELIAVAVGATVVMNILVAGPSTGASMNPGRTIGPAIVTGRYNKIWVYLVAQPLGAIAGAGSYVAIKL; this comes from the exons ATGGGGTCGATGATCGTGCCGATGGAGCCGATCAACCACGTCGACGACGGCAACGGCGATCAGCCGGCCTCCCACGCAGCTCGCCAGCGGCGTCCGAAGTTCCCAAACATGGTAGCGGTGCCACTCCTGAAGAAG GCGACGGCGGAGTTTCTCGGGACGTTCATCCTGATGTTCACCCAGGTGTCGGCCATTATCATAGAcgaccagcacgacggcgtggagggCCTGATGGGCATCGCCGTGTCCGTGGGCCTGGCGGTCACGGTGCTCGTCTTCTCCACCATCCATGTATCTGGGTGCCACCTGAACCCCGCGGTGAGCATCGCCATGGCGGCCTTCGGCCACCTCCCGCCGGCCCACCTCGCCCCCTACGTCACCGCGCAGGTGCTGGGCTCCACCGCCGCCTCGTTCGTGGGCAACGCCATCTACCACCCCGTGAACCCCGGCATCGCCACCGTCCCGAGCGTCGGCGCCGTCGAGTTCATCATCACCTTCGTCCTTCTCTTCGTCATAACCGCTGTGGCCACGGATCCTCATGCA GTGAAAGAACTGATCGCGGTGGCAGTTGGCGCGACGGTAGTGATGAATATTCTCGTCGCAGG GCCATCAACAGGTGCATCTATGAACCCTGGGCGTACGATTGGACCGGCGATTGTTACGGGGAGATACAACAAGATTTGGGTTTATCTGGTGGCTCAACCACTGGGTGCTATTGCAGGAGCTGGATCCTACGTTGCAATTAAGCTGTAG